From the candidate division WOR-3 bacterium genome, the window TTTTTGCCGATATACCCAATGAAGAAATTAGCGAAAAGCGATGATGCGATGACGATTATGAAGTTTTCGCATATCAGTATGGTCGAGAAAAATTGCTCAGGCCGGGCGAGGAATTTACTGACACGAAGCGCCCACTTTTTCTTTTCCCGCTCCGCCCTCGCCAATTTCGTATTCTCCAGACTGATGATACCGGTCTCGCTTGCAGCGAAAATTCCCTGAATCAGTATGAGCAATAAAGGTATAATCAAAAACAACATACCTATAATTTCCTTATTATCACCTTATCGATACTCCTGTCCCTGATCTCCGCCACCGTAATTTCCAGGCCGGCGGTCTTTATCTTCTCTTTTTCCCTCGGAATCTTACCCAAATAATTGAATATGAAACCTGATAATCTTTCTCCCTCTTCATCAAACGGTTCAATTTCGAGGATGCGCGACAACTCACCGATGCTGATATCTCCTTCAAAGATATAGGTGTTCTTGTTGATTTTTTGATACGGGATGTCGCTCAATTGGTCGCGTTCATCGTATTCATCAATGATTTCGCCGTACAGGGATTCCAGAATATCTTCAAGGGTTATGATCCCGCTGAAATTACCGAACTCATCAACGACCACACTTATATGGATTCCTTTTCTTCTGAACTCTCCCAGTAGACTGTGAACATACTTTGTTTCCGGAACGATATACGGTTCCCTAATCAGTCCCTTCAATGAAACAGACTTCTCACAACGGGAATTCTTCATCTGACTTATAAACAGGTCTTTTGCATAGAGAATTCCTGCGACGTTTCCCTTGCGGTCGAATACACATATACGGGAATGCTTCTCTGTGGAGATGACTTCTTTCGCCTTTTCAATACTTGCATCCAGATCGATCCCAACGACCTTCTGGCGGGGGGTCATGATTTCGTTGACCTTCACTTTACCGAATTTAAGGATTTGATAACCGAATTTTTCTTCACCTTCATCAAGGATATTGAATTTTTTCGCTTCACTCAACATTATCTTTATCTCTTTATCCGAAATGATGTCGTAATCACTCTTTGAATCATAACTTACAACACGTCTGGCGAAGATCTCCATGATTTTTGAGACGGGGCTGAAAATATTCGTAATTGTAAGGATTATCCCGGAAAACTTCAGAGAAAGTGCCTCGGCGTTGGCGATTGCTACTGTTTTAGGAGTGATCTCACCGACGAGCAAGAGCAGTGACGTCATGATTATGAACTCGAGTATGAACGAGATAGTGGAGTTGAAGCTGTGGATACGAATCAACTGGATGATAAAGAGTGTGGCTACTGACGAGGCGCCGATATTGACAAGAAGATTAGCCAGCAGAATGGCGGCGAGGGTCTTACCGGGATCCTTTTTGATTCTTTCAAGATTCTTCGCTCCTTTTTTTTCTTCAAAGAGTAATGCCTTAATGCGGAAGCGTGATAGTGAGAAGATAGCCGCTTCCATGCCGGAAAAGAAGGCGCTCAAAATAAGAAAGATGAATATCAGAACGGCATAGAGAATAAAATTATACATACTTCAGGTATTTTAAACACTTGTCATCCATAATTTTTTCTTCTTTCCTGTTCGTGTGGTCGTAACCGAGTATATGCAGGAGTCCGTGGATGATATAGTAGTATAACTCGGATACATCTTTTGCTTGATTAAAGGAAACATATATTTCCGAAACTTCATCCAGATTAAATGATATCACGTTAGTGGGGCGGTTTTTCTTGAAGAACAACTTATTCAGTTTCTTGAGATAATCGTCGTCGGCTATTATTATATTCAATCGTTGCAGTTTGAACTTCTCCTCTGCGATAATCTTTTTGACCAATTTGATGATCGGTCTACGGATAACCGCTGAGTCATAGGTAGATTGATTAAATAATTCTATTTTCAATTATCTCTCAATAATGAAAAATAGAAGTTATCGTCGTCATTTTTTACTTTTTTTGTTTTTTACGACCTGGTGATTTTTTTTATTCGTCTTTTCATAATCAACGCGCGGATGGAAAACACCCGTAAGGATGGAGAGAAAAGCAGTCTTTATCTGTTCAAGATCATGGCGGTTTATCGGACATTCATCCAGTTGACCGTCGTTGAATTTCCGATCGACACTCTCTTTCAATATCTTCTGGAGTTTTGTGACCGTTATGTTCTTTTCACTCCGTGCCGCCGCCTCCACCGTGTCGGCGAGCATTACAACGGCTGCTTCTTTGGTCTTGGGTTTGGGTCCGGGATAACGGAAAGTATCTTCCTCGATATTCGCGGATTGAGTCAATGCTTTCTGATAGAACACCTCGATGCTCGTGGTGCCGTGATGCTGTTCAATGATATTTATTATTTTCCGCGGAAGTTTCATCTTCTTCGCCATCTCCACTCCGTCTTTGACATGCGAGATGATAACAAGAGCACTCATCTGGGGTTTCAGATTGTCATGGGGGTTTTTCATTCCTATCTGATTTTCAATAAAATACTCCGGTTTCTTCAATTTCCCGATATCGTGGTAATAAGCACCGACACGTGCAAGAATCGGGTCGGCACCGATCGCCCTCGCACCCGCCTCTGCAAGGCTGCCTGCGACGATTGAATGGTGATAGGTTCCCGGCGCTTCCATCGCCATCTCTTTGAAGAGAGGTAGATTCAGATTACCGAGTTCCAGAAGTGTGAGGTCTGTGGTGAAATCGAATAATTTTTCAAAGAGTGGGAGTAAAAGGGCGAGAAAGAAGCTGCTGATCACACTGTTCAACACGCCCAGGCCAAGGTGTGACAGCGTTATTCCGTTCTTGAGCAGATACACGTCGGCAAAGAGGATGGCGCCGATGTTCGCCAAAGCGATGTAGATCATCGGACGATAAAGCGATAATCTTGAATTAACCATTTGCATGGAAAAAGCGGCGAACGCGCCGCTGACCGCGAGGAAAACAAAGATAGGCATTGAATTCAAAGTAACGCCGAACAACCCCGCAAATATGAACGAAAAGATCAAGGCGAAATAAAAATCAAAATAGAGTGCAAATAAAAATATAAAGAATGAAACCGGCAGAAGATAAATCATGTCGGTGAGATGGACGATTCTGCCGATAATCAGATAAGCGGCGGAAAGGAGGGTGATAAAATAGAGGCTTTTATTTTTAAAGAGTTCATATCTGGCGATTCTGCCGAAGCAGAAAAGAAGATATATGAGACTGAAAAAGAAGAGGTTGCGGAAGAAGATCGTCTTTACGATTTCCCATGGACCGATCGAGACATAAGTACTCTCCAGGGCGCTGATTATCTCCATCGATTCTCTGGTAAGTCGTTTATGTTTTTCCGCTATTATCTCCCCTTTAAGAATCTTACCTTTTGTTTTAGGGACATTCGCGAAGACCTCTTCGATCCTTTTCTTTGTCATATCTTCATTATAGAGCACATTCGGTCTTACGAGAAACGCAATAAGGCGTCGGTATTCAGGTTTCTTTCCCCTGGTCATAAGGCTTTCCACCTCAGAGACTGAATAGAGACGGTCGATGGACTCGACCATCTCTTTATCACCGCTTCTCACCGTGATTATTCTGAATTCAGGATTCTTTTCTTCTATCACACCGGTGGCATAGAAACCACCCAGATCTTTGATGATTTCATTAAAGAGTCGATTATATCTCTTTTTTTTCAAAAGGTACTTAATCACTGTACGATCGACTGCATACTCTTTTTGTATGAGATAGCTCACTGAATCCTCTCCGAGTTCCGGAATCAAAGGGCTCAGTGAATCAAGGAGTACCTTGAAACCGTTGAGTTTACCGACGATGAGTTTGAACACCGTGTTGTCGAGTTCAAATACCGGTGGAATCCGTTTTGCGATTTCTTCTTTTTCTTCAAAGAGCTCCTGATCGGTCTTGGGAATGGAGAAGTCATAAGGCGCGATTACGTCGACCGGCGCGATCTCTCCCTCCTTGAATGTATATTTCGGCGCCACGCTACGCGGCGGTGGGAATATTATATTCAGAAGTAAAACGATTCCGATTAACAGAAAATGTCTATTTTGAATCCTTAGCTTCATATGCCTTTATGATTTTCTGTACAAGATGGTGTCTGACCACATCCTTTTCATTCAAATAAATAAATTTTATGCCGGGAATGTTTTTTAAAAGATGTTGAATCTCCACGAGTCCGGAATATATATTCGAAGGAAGATCGATCTGGGTTATGTCGCCGGTCACGACCACCTTTGAACGCCAGCCCATTCGGGTCAAAAACATCTTCATCTGCATCCCGGTTGTATTCTGGGCTTCATCGAGGATAATGAACGAATCATTCAGGGTACGACCTCTCATATATGCCAGGGGAGCCACCTCGATGATCTTCATACTTAAATACTTTTTAATACGATCATAAGGAAGAAAATCATTGAGGGCATCATAGAGCGGCCTGAGATAAGGGTCGACCTTTTCTTCTATGGCACCGGGCAGAAAACCGAGCGACTCGCCGGCCTCAACAGCCGGCCGGGTCAGAATTATCCTCTCCACCTTCTTTGCGATCAATTCGGAAACGGCTTTGGCTACGCCGAGATAGGTCTTACCGGTTCCGGCAGGACCGATACTTATGACGATGTCATTACTGGCGACGGCCTTAAGATATGCAATCTGCCCTTCACTCTTCGCCTTCACCAATCTCTTGGGTGTGGTAATACAGGTGGGATCTTTTTCTTCGGCATCCTTTATTCTTTTACGTGTATCTCCCCTTCCCCTTTCAATCTCTTTCAATATCTTTTTGACCGCCTGGGTGGCTTCTTTTACATTCCTTTCATTTCCTTTTAAGTAAATGCATTCATTCCGCATCGAGACAATGATATTGAACCGCTGTTGTATCTTTTTGAGCAATTCGTCCTGGTATCCCAAGACGATTGTGGGGTCAAATCCGGATATTGGTATAGATACTTTCACATTCAAGGGAGGGGCGAAAAAACTCAGCCCCTCCCAAAAATTTTAATCATGCGGTATGACAAATTCCTGGTTCGGGTATATGAAATCAGGATCCTTTATTTTGTCTTTGTTCGCTTCGTAGATTTCAGGCCATCTTTTCGCATTGGAATAGATTGAAAGATACGAAGCGACAAGCCAGAGACAATCGCCTGGTACAACGGTATAACTGTCCAGCGTGGGGATGAGCAATACCCAGCCAGGATAAATTAGATTCGGATTTTTGATTTTGTCTTTATTCGCTTCATAGATCATCGGCCATTTTGAACCATCGTGATACACCTTTCGCATGCTTGCTATTTTGGAAAGCCAGTCACCTTCTTCAACCTTGTATCTACCGTACTGACATATCTTCCATGCCTCTTTCAATTCAGCCACCTTGTTCGACAACTCATCTCGTCGTGACTCCAGTGCGGCAACCTCTGATTTGAGACCTTCCAGTTCTGTCTCGAGCGTGCTGATCTGAGCCTCTGCCTCTGTAAGCTGCTCTTTGAGTGAAAGAAGTTCGGCTTGTGCCTGTTCTTCAGTGAGCTTTTCCTGGGCGAACATAAAAACAGGGACAAGTAAGAAAAGAACAGAACAAAGTGAAATCATCTTCTTCATCTTAACCTCCTTATTTCTTGCAACGGGTATCAATCTTTTCTTGTAATGCCTGTACTTCTGCTTCGAGTCCGCTTATCTCTTCTTCCAGTTGAGCCTTCCGTGCTTTCAACGCATCAATCTCACCCTGCAGTTCACTTATCCGGGTTTGCGCAGCTTCCAAGGCGGCTCTGGCTTCATTCAGTGCATCCAATGTTTCTTGCTTTGCCATCTTCGGACCACAGCCAATGATCACTATGGCAAGAAGAATCACCGCTACCATCTTTTTCATAATGCCACCTCCTTATGGGCTAATCTAATTTAATAAATAATCATAATCATAATTTGTTAAATGTCAATAGTGA encodes:
- a CDS encoding HlyC/CorC family transporter encodes the protein MYNFILYAVLIFIFLILSAFFSGMEAAIFSLSRFRIKALLFEEKKGAKNLERIKKDPGKTLAAILLANLLVNIGASSVATLFIIQLIRIHSFNSTISFILEFIIMTSLLLLVGEITPKTVAIANAEALSLKFSGIILTITNIFSPVSKIMEIFARRVVSYDSKSDYDIISDKEIKIMLSEAKKFNILDEGEEKFGYQILKFGKVKVNEIMTPRQKVVGIDLDASIEKAKEVISTEKHSRICVFDRKGNVAGILYAKDLFISQMKNSRCEKSVSLKGLIREPYIVPETKYVHSLLGEFRRKGIHISVVVDEFGNFSGIITLEDILESLYGEIIDEYDERDQLSDIPYQKINKNTYIFEGDISIGELSRILEIEPFDEEGERLSGFIFNYLGKIPREKEKIKTAGLEITVAEIRDRSIDKVIIRKL
- the ybeY gene encoding rRNA maturation RNase YbeY → MKIELFNQSTYDSAVIRRPIIKLVKKIIAEEKFKLQRLNIIIADDDYLKKLNKLFFKKNRPTNVISFNLDEVSEIYVSFNQAKDVSELYYYIIHGLLHILGYDHTNRKEEKIMDDKCLKYLKYV
- a CDS encoding HDIG domain-containing protein, with the translated sequence MKLRIQNRHFLLIGIVLLLNIIFPPPRSVAPKYTFKEGEIAPVDVIAPYDFSIPKTDQELFEEKEEIAKRIPPVFELDNTVFKLIVGKLNGFKVLLDSLSPLIPELGEDSVSYLIQKEYAVDRTVIKYLLKKKRYNRLFNEIIKDLGGFYATGVIEEKNPEFRIITVRSGDKEMVESIDRLYSVSEVESLMTRGKKPEYRRLIAFLVRPNVLYNEDMTKKRIEEVFANVPKTKGKILKGEIIAEKHKRLTRESMEIISALESTYVSIGPWEIVKTIFFRNLFFFSLIYLLFCFGRIARYELFKNKSLYFITLLSAAYLIIGRIVHLTDMIYLLPVSFFIFLFALYFDFYFALIFSFIFAGLFGVTLNSMPIFVFLAVSGAFAAFSMQMVNSRLSLYRPMIYIALANIGAILFADVYLLKNGITLSHLGLGVLNSVISSFFLALLLPLFEKLFDFTTDLTLLELGNLNLPLFKEMAMEAPGTYHHSIVAGSLAEAGARAIGADPILARVGAYYHDIGKLKKPEYFIENQIGMKNPHDNLKPQMSALVIISHVKDGVEMAKKMKLPRKIINIIEQHHGTTSIEVFYQKALTQSANIEEDTFRYPGPKPKTKEAAVVMLADTVEAAARSEKNITVTKLQKILKESVDRKFNDGQLDECPINRHDLEQIKTAFLSILTGVFHPRVDYEKTNKKNHQVVKNKKSKK
- a CDS encoding PhoH family protein, encoding MRNECIYLKGNERNVKEATQAVKKILKEIERGRGDTRKRIKDAEEKDPTCITTPKRLVKAKSEGQIAYLKAVASNDIVISIGPAGTGKTYLGVAKAVSELIAKKVERIILTRPAVEAGESLGFLPGAIEEKVDPYLRPLYDALNDFLPYDRIKKYLSMKIIEVAPLAYMRGRTLNDSFIILDEAQNTTGMQMKMFLTRMGWRSKVVVTGDITQIDLPSNIYSGLVEIQHLLKNIPGIKFIYLNEKDVVRHHLVQKIIKAYEAKDSK
- a CDS encoding LysM peptidoglycan-binding domain-containing protein; translation: MRKVYHDGSKWPMIYEANKDKIKNPNLIYPGWVLLIPTLDSYTVVPGDCLWLVASYLSIYSNAKRWPEIYEANKDKIKDPDFIYPNQEFVIPHD